ggaagacaggttaaagaaggatttttcagctttgagacaattgaggtatggattgtgtacgtgtgccattcagagggtcaaTAGGCAAGACAACATAATtaaaagtgcctttgaacggggtatggtagtaggtggcaaGCGCACTGGTTCGTTTCAAgtactgcaacgctgctgggtttttcacacaaccgtttcctgtgtgtatcaaaaatattaggaaggtgttcctaatgtttggtatactcagctTATCTACAGACTAGATCATATAATGCTTTTCTGCTCATATGCACAACATATTAATACACTAAGGGCCGGTTTCCCAGCCCCAGATTAAGCCTACACTAAAAATCACTTTCAATGGGAGATTCTCCATTGCAGACAAGGCTTCATCTGGGTCCAGGAAACTGGGCCCACACAAAGTCCTATATTATTgcatataaaaaaaacatattgcatAGGATTTAATCTGTTAACCAGCTCCTTATTGCCCAGCCATAATACCATAATTCTAAAATAAACAATCTCAACTCAGTGTAAACATAAGATGGTATCAACAACTATACTGCTTATTGTGGTATAAAGTTGTCATGTCACTGTTTCAGTTACATAGTAAAATGGTCTCAAATTTAACCATGCACCATGAAATAATTACTTAGGAGGATATGTCTGCAGTTTAACTGGCAGTTTTGTTCAGATATGAAAAGTTGTGGTTGTTTGTTTTGCCTTTTTGAGGATTCATATGAAAGTGTTTCAGAGTACCCAATATAAAGGCATTTTTATTCACCAGGGTATAATCTGATGCCAAAGACGCTCACTAGCACTCTTGGCTTTCGCTGCACGTGGAGGTGACCCCGGCCTTGGACAGGAACAGCTTTCCgctgggacaaacacacacttcgTAGAGTCCCTGAGCGTTTCCAGACACACCTCCTTGTCCCAGGGGGAGATTAGGCAGACGCACCGTCTCGGCATCCAGAATCAcctacacagacaacacacaacaAAGGGCGTGGTCAGACGCACCACTGCTggtgcagtggggcaaaaaagtatttagtcagcccccaattgtgcaagttctcccacttaaaaagatgaggcctgtaattttcatcataggtacacttcaactatgacagacaaaattagaagaaaaaaatccagaaaatcacattgtaggatttttttatgaatttatttgcaaattatggtggaaaataagtatttggtcaataccaaaagtttctcaatactttgttatataccctttgttggcaatgacagaggtcaaacgttttctgtaagtcttcaccagGTTTTCACACACCGTTATTGGTATCTTGgcacattcctccatgcagatctcctctagagcagtgatgttttggggctgttgctgggcaacacagactttcaactccctccaaagattttctatggtgttgagatctggagactggctaggccactccaggaccttgaaatgcttcttaggaagccactccttcgttgcccgggcggtgtgtttgggatcattgtcatgctgaaagacccagccacgtttcatcttcaatgcccttgctgatggaaggaggttttcactcaatctcacgatacatggccccattcttacctttacacggatcagtcgtcctggtccctttgcagaaaaacagccccaaagcatgatgtttccacccccatgcttcacagtaggtatggtgttctttggatgcaactcagcattctttgtcctccaaacacaacgagttgagtttttaccaaaaagttatattttggtttcatctgaccatatgactttctcccaatcttcttctggatcatccaaatgctctctagcaaacttcagacgggcctggacatgtactggcttaagcagggggacacgtctggcactgcaggatttgagtccctggcggcgtagtgtgttactgatggtaggctttgttactttggtcccagctctctgcaggtcattcactaggtccccccgtgtggttctgggatttttgctcaccgttcttgtgatcattttgaccccacggggtgagatcttgcgtggagccccagatcgagggagattatcagtggtcttgtcttgtcttccatttcctaataattgctcccacagttgatttcttcaaaccaagctgcttacctattgcagattcagtcttcccagcctggtgcaggtctacaattttgtttctggtgtactttgacagctctttggtcttggccatagtggagtttggagtgtgactgtttgaggttgtggacaggtgtcttttatactgataacaagttcaaacaggtgccattaatacaggtaacgagtggaggacagaggagcctcttaaagaagaagttacaggtctgtgagagccagacatcttgcttgtttgtaggtgaccaaatacttattttccaccataatttgcaaataaactcattaaaaatcctacaatgtgattttctcattttgtctgtcatagttgaagtgtacctatgatgaaaattacaggcctctcatctttttaagtgggagaacttgcacaattggtggctgactaaataccttttttgccccactgtatacacgccactgctgaaaaacatacatatacagtactagtcaaaagtttggacacctactcatttaagggtttttctttatttgtactattttctacattgtagaataatagtgaagacatgaaaacaatgaaataacatatatggaataatgtagaaacctccaaaaactgttaaacatatcaaaatatattttatatttgagattcttcaaatagccaccctttgcctttatgacagctttgcacactcttggcattctctcaaccagcttcatgaggtggaatgcatttcaattaacaggtgtgctttgttaaaagtacatttgtggaatttctttccttcttaatgcgtttgagccaatcagttgtgttgtaacaaggtacgggtggtatacagtagatagccctatcggacatctctggagagacctgaaaatagctgtgcagcggcgctccccatccaatctgacagagcttgagaagatctgcagagaagaattggagaaactccccaaatacaggtgtgccaaacatgtagcgtcatacccaggaacactcaaggctgtaattgctgtctaaggtgcttcaacaaagtactgagtaaagggtctgaggggtattctaaaaaactgtttttcctttgtcattatggggtattgtgtgtagattgatgaggaaaaaactaTTTGAGAAATTTTAGAGAaaggctgttacgtaacaaaatgtggaaaaagtcgagggtcttaatactttccgaatgcactgtacatttacATTCCACTAGGGGACAGCATCGCTGCTATTTATAGATATCAAGGCCAGTAAGTAAATGTACATGGCTCTGTCACATGTAGTGTAAAATATAAGTACAGTACTGCCAGTCAACAGCAAGTAAATCACACATTGCCTCACCAGTCCTTCACTGGAGTGCAATAGAAAATCCATGTTAGATGCAGCCTCGATGTTCCCGGCCAGTGCTTTGACAAAGACTCCCTTTGGTGCATCCATGCTGAGAGAGCGGGTTGGAGACTCCAGCCTGGAACACACAGGAGAACATCAGTTTGATCAATTCCACATATGACTGTGATAAAACAATCAATAAACTGATTGGAATTAAGAGTTCATATTTCATATTGGCCTATTCCAAGATGTCAACGGTTATGGGATCCAGCATCTACCTCAAGTCTTTGAAGGGCTCAGCTTTGAGCAGGGGCGTCTCTACAGAGTGTTCAAACAGGGCACCTTCTAGACCTAAATAAAAGCAAACACACAAGGTGCTCCTTATTAAGTTGATAGTCAATTATAATGAAACATCGTTGGTGTTACCATAGAGATACAGGTTACATATAGTATTCTATTTAATTCTGCTATGTACTGTGAGTGGGTCTACAGGTCCTGGCAGTCAATTGTTCCCCTGGGTGCTTGTCAACTGGTGTTAGTGAGAGGATGACATGTGCACTGGCTCAGAGTCACCTCCAACCACCAGacttgaaggagagagagaatgtttgcAGTGCTTTAATCATTGTGGTTGACAGCTCCCTTGGCTAGCTAATTACATCTTTATTACCACCAGCCTTTGCCAATCGTATGTTACCATAGCACGCAAATATGCTCACCTGACATCACACTATAGAGTCTCACTAGGTCTGATAGTGATATTGTAACAGTATACACATCTTTAGCTTTGTTCTGTTTGTGCATGGTTTTCTGGCCAAGGTTGTGTTAACTTTTGCTCAGTGTCTTGCTAAAGTGAAATGACCGTCACCGTTCAGCGGTACGTCAGGCTCCAGATGTCCGAGACATAATGAAGCTATCAAAGGACACTCTCTTCAGCTAATTACCCCACACAGCACGAGGGCACTGACCTCCCATCAATACTAAAACTGGACACAACAAAGAGATTTAGGCAAAATAGACAACTTGAGCATACAGTCTATAATCAATTGGGTGGACTCTGATATGTTTAACTTCAGTTCTTAGTTACTGTAGCTTCAATTTACGTTATATTATAAATATACTTTAATTATAAACCAACAAATTAAAAAGCAGTGTTTCCGTCACCTTTCCTGTCATTTTTAGATGAATGAGCTTGACTTTCAATACCTTTTCAAGGACAACTTCGCAGAAAAAGTAAAACTGCTCCAGTCCAGTAACTACCATGTCAAATGAAAATGTATTACTTTGATATGTAAGAAAACACTCAGTGATTCAGTACATTGCTCTCATTAATTACAATAAAATGAATGATAACCCTGTTTGTAGTTCATATCTGTAATGCTGTATACCCATGTATGGGCTTAGTGGTGTGACACTGACACTGCAGACATGATTGTACCTGTGACACGGAGCTTGTCTGTCCCAACAACCACCTCTTTGTCATCTGCAGAAAACAGCGTCTTGGTGTTGGAGCTGATGACAAAGTTCTGTGCATTTCCCTGGGCCACATCTGGACCTAAAATGACACCAGGGAGAATTATTAGAGACCAGAAGCAGTTAAAGCTGTGGGACTGGGGGACATAGGCTTAGCATAATTGAGATATCATATGCTGTATCATTAAAACATGTACATTTTGCACGCAGCTTTAAAATTTTGATGAATTTGTTCACTTTGTCACCTCTCTCTCAGAAGAAATAAAGCCAGGGTGCCGATAGGCCTACTGTCCAACTGTCTCTGGGCAGAAATAGGCCAGTGAGATATTTAATACACTTCAATACCATTTTCTATAGAAGAACAGAACAAGATGTTCTTTCCAAACTACTTACAGTATGTCTGAGGGAGAATAGACCAAATAACTGGTCTTTAAAACCCTTAAATGTCCTTCACAGAGGGTCACATAGATAGGTCAATGCCTTTGATGGCATAATGACCAAGGATACCTAACAGTCTCGTGAAACACTGTAATTAGTTTAGTCATTTGTTACCCCTCTAATTATGGCACACTCCTCTACGAATCCCACTGGCCAGCCATAAAATGTGCGCAAATAATAGTCTCTGTAGAACTGAGGCCCCTGGTGTAACAGATAGGCCATTCTGGTACTGATGACAGAAAGCTGGGCATGGGGTATTAATGGCAATCTGATGGAATATGAAAGGGGAGATGCGTTTTGTCATTGCTAATGttgtattacatacagtacagctgCAGGACAAGTCCATGAATTAAATTGCGGAAGTGTCCATATATCAGTTGAATTGTGCAATTTATAAACATTGCTAGCCTGCTGTatgtgtctaggtgtgtgtgttttctgtccaCTTACCTACAGAGAGACTTCCGGTGACATCATTATTTTCATTGCGGGCATTGAGGGTGACGTTTTCAGACGAGTTCACCAAGAGAGAGGAGTCCTGGAAAAAAACAACTCTTTGGTCATCAAAAGTATCCTGTGCATGTCAGATATCACTGGACAGGACTTTAATTGAACATGGGGCACAACACAAAATTATGCATTGCCAATGAATGTTACAAAATGCATCGTTATGCTCACAGGTTCAGGTATCTGGTCTTCATTCATACCTTTCAGAAAGCACTACTGAGTTACAATAGGCTAAAGAGATGCAGCCTATTTGGGCAAGTCTTGAAAAGCAGGTTGTGTATAATGAACACTGAATCTAATTCAAAACTGTCGGCTTCAGTGATGAAAGTGTCAGTCCATAAATGGTGAATACATTGCCTTTTTAATGAAGCTCAAAGATAGAGTGGAGGAAAACACAGCACAATGAGGAAAAACCATAAGCATGTTGAGCACTGCTGCAAAGTGTTACCATCTGCTGCTCGATTGCACACCATTGACTGTTTTCCACCACAAATATCCAGGAGGTAAATAAGGAACTTGCTACACTGTACATCCACAGGGACTGCCAAAGCTTATTGAGTAAGACACATTTCCCAACTACGCAAGAGAACGATGTCAAAATACAGATCATCTGACTATACCTCAGGACAGTTGTTTGATGTAATTGCCCAGCGTTTTTAACAGGAAGCGATCCTAGATTCAACAAACAATCAACTTTGATTTCTATGGATTCCTGACAATGAGTCAGAGCTTGGGAAAACAAACCACTTTAATCAACACAACCCTATTGGACTGGGTATGAGtgtttgaggaggaggaggaggaggaaggaagaggagaaggaggagtgtaGGAGCCTGTTTGCTTACCTCTCTGGAGTGGATCTCTTGGGcgtagagaggaaagaggaactCTGACTCGCCGTCCTCAAGCCTCACTCCGTCCGATGTTACTTTTAGGTGTCCCATCCCTTCCTGCAATGACAAGCAGAAAGAATTAACTCAGCAAGGCAGTGCACAGGGTCCTACAAGAAATTCACTCCGTAACCATGACCATACTGTGTCTCCAAGGATTTCTGTGACACCATGTGTTGCTTCTAACTCTGGATGGTGAGTGAATCTATTTTAGGTGATGGTCTCTGCTGGGTATAGTGTTGGGAGTTAAACACACTGCAGTGAATATATGATTCATAGCACCCCAGGCAATAGTGACTTTGATAATGATCTAgtgtgaaagaaaagcaaaatcTCTGATTTCAATTTCACATAATAACTACTTCTCTCAGGCTATATTCCAAAAGTACGGAGGAATCATGAAATGTGTATAAAACGAAGCTTACTGTGCTAGAGGGCGAATGTTGGTTTTTATTCATCCCACCAGGCAGCCATTGGATGCCAAGGATAAGAGACATGTGGCTATACCCCCCAGGACTGAGGGTAAACTCAAACTAAAGCAGCAGAGATCTATGTGTTTGCTCTGCCAATGCAGTCACTACATTCCcagggtgtgttgtgttgtttcagTAACTCCTAAGCCCtatttatacctggtgctaacatgtgtcctttgtcctgatcttgtctaaATTCTAATTGTGTCTacacatggtattaaaatgtgtctGCTATCTGTCCACTGTGTCTGCATTGTGACCTGATTTCCTGGTCTCTTCCTTTATATAAATGATTTCACAGCTAAATAGTATGTATTTATTGTAAGACACATATTGATGTAATCAGTTAATGGTTccacctgtcaatgattttagagtGCGGaataatgatgatttaaatggtttctctgtccagatctgtctacacttgtaagatatccagacacaatgcGTTTTCTGACTACTT
This genomic interval from Oncorhynchus clarkii lewisi isolate Uvic-CL-2024 chromosome 27, UVic_Ocla_1.0, whole genome shotgun sequence contains the following:
- the LOC139386023 gene encoding gamma-sarcoglycan-like, producing the protein MVREQYVNTTQDSSVPAPVPDSIYKIGIYGWRKRCLYLFVLLLIIILTVNFALTIWILRVMWFNTEGMGHLKVTSDGVRLEDGESEFLFPLYAQEIHSREDSSLLVNSSENVTLNARNENNDVTGSLSVGPDVAQGNAQNFVISSNTKTLFSADDKEVVVGTDKLRVTGLEGALFEHSVETPLLKAEPFKDLRLESPTRSLSMDAPKGVFVKALAGNIEAASNMDFLLHSSEGLVILDAETVRLPNLPLGQGGVSGNAQGLYEVCVCPSGKLFLSKAGVTSTCSESQEC